In a single window of the Acyrthosiphon pisum isolate AL4f chromosome X, pea_aphid_22Mar2018_4r6ur, whole genome shotgun sequence genome:
- the LOC100571860 gene encoding zinc finger BED domain-containing protein 4-like, translated as MIERFLKLTNNLSQMLLTLNGNDIPEMISVHDIRCLQDICSLLRPFEVPTKNELVKQIPNAAVAIRLKSKLIEELDYRCGAYEQPPISPICTLLDPRFKDMHFKNPLANSKAQENIVKMMQNDNNNVENETLPAAEPDDNTGNHCDLWGLHKSLEKRRNDERGYNNNAREELRSYLHHNILKLDLDPLTEWENTKTIFPKLYKLAMKYLVVPGTSVPSEHLFSKAGETISKTRNRLTGSRVSKLLFLQSVDKNQWNF; from the exons ATGATcgaaagatttttaaaattaaccaaCAACCTATCACAAATGCTTCTCACTCTCAACGGTAATGATATACCAGAAATGATATCTGTCCATGATATAAGATGTCTACAAGACATTTGTTCATTGTTGAGGCCATTTGAA gtacctactaaaaatgaATTGGTGAAGCAAATCCCTAATGCAGCTGTCGCAATACGATTGAAATCAAAACTAATTGAAGAACTTGACTATAGATGTGGAGCTTATGAGCAACCACCTATATCACCAATTTGCACATTGTTGGATCCGAGATTCAAggatatgcattttaaaaatccaCTTGCAAATTCTAAGGCCCAAGAAAATATAGTCAAAATGATgcaaaacgataataataatgtagaaaaTGAAACATTGCCAGCTGCAGAACCAGATGATAACACAGGCAATCATTGTGATTTATGGGGCCTACACAAGTCATTAGAGAAAAGGCGAAATGATGAAagaggttataataataatgccagAGAAGAATTAAGATCTTActtacaccataacattttaaaattggatcTTGACCCATTGACTGAATgggaaaatacaaaaacaatttttccaaaattgtataaactagCAATGAAGTATTTGGTGGTTCCTGGAACATCAGTACCATCTGAACATCTTTTTAGTAAGGCTGGAGAAACTATAAGCAAGACAAGAAACCGATTAACTGGTTCCAGGGTGTCAAAACTACTCTTTTTACAATCTGTGGACAAAAATCAATGGAATTTTTGa